A single window of Gossypium hirsutum isolate 1008001.06 chromosome A10, Gossypium_hirsutum_v2.1, whole genome shotgun sequence DNA harbors:
- the LOC121208557 gene encoding receptor-like protein kinase HSL1 produces MLFHFLSFLFFFFFITLPSLSLSLNQEGLYLLQLKSSLSDPDSALSSWNPRHPTPCNWRGVSCDAATASVTSLDLSNANLAGPFPSFLCRLQNLSYISFYFNNINSTIPDISTCRNLVHLDLSQNLLTGELPHTLADLPNLKYLDLTGNNISGDFPSSFGRFQKLEVLSLVYNLLDGTIPAFLGNISTLKMLNLSYNPFSPGRIPPELGNLTNLEILWLTECNLVREIPDSLGQLKKLADLDLALNHLVGNIPSSLTELVSVVQIELYNNSLTGELPRGFSNLTNLRLLDVSMNRLTGKIPDELTRLPLESLNLYSNNLEGTLPPSIADSPALYELRIFQNRLTGELPQNLGKNSPLRWFDVSSNQFTGPIPPSLCEKGKLEEMLMIYNSFSGQIPSSLANCRSLNRIRLGYNKLSGEIPTGFWGLPHVYLLDLVNNSFSGPIGKSIANAANLSLLIISRNEFNGFLPEELGLVNNLAKLSASDNKFNGALPKSIVNLDGLGILDLHGNELEGELPNGIDSLKKLNELNLANNKFSGKIPDGIGSLSVLNYLDLSDNQLTGRIPLALQSLKLNQLNLSNNLLSGELPPLFDKDMYKNSFLGNPGLCGNYSGSCGGKDEEKHKGYVWLLRSIFILAGLVFVVGVVWFYFKYRNYQKAKAIDKSKWTLMSFHKLGFSEYEILDCLDEDNVIGRGSSGKVYKVVLSNGEAVAVKKLWGCLKKGCDSVDLEKGHAESQVQDDGFQAEVETLGKIRHKNIVKLWCSCTTRDCKLLVYEYMPNGSLGDLLHSCKSGSLGWPTRYKIIVDAAEGLSYLHHDCVPPIVHRDVKSNNILLDGDFGARVADFGVAKVVDAAGKVAKSMSVIAGSCGYIAPEYAYTLRVNEKSDIYSFGVVILELVTGRLPIDPEFGEKDLVKWVCTTLDQKGVDYVLDSKLNPCFKEEMCKVLNIGLLCTSPLPINRPSMRRVVKFLQEAGAENQLKAAKKDGKLTPYYYEDGSDQGSVA; encoded by the exons ATGCTCTTCCAtttcctctcttttctcttcttcttcttcttcatcactcTCCCTTCACTTTCCCTGTCTCTCAACCAAGAAGGTCTCTACCTTCTCCAACTCAAATCCTCACTTTCCGACCCAGACTCCGCTCTTTCTTCATGGAACCCTCGCCACCCCACTCCATGCAACTGGCGCGGTGTTTCTTGCGACGCCGCCACCGCTTCCGTCACTTCCCTTGACCTCTCCAACGCTAACCTCGCCGGTCCTTTCCCTTCCTTCCTTTGTCGCCTCCAAAACCTTTCCTACATTAGCTTCTATTTCAACAATATCAATTCCACCATACCCGACATTTCCACGTGTCGAAATCTCGTCCACCTTGATCTCTCTCAGAACCTTCTTACCGGCGAGCTTCCTCACACTTTGGCCGACCTCCCTAATCTTAAATACCTCGATTTGACGGGTAATAATATCTCCGGTGATTTTCCGTCGTCGTTTGGCCGGTTTCAGAAGCTCGAGGTTTTGTCCCTCGTTTACAATCTGCTAGACGGGACTATCCCTGCTTTTTTGGGGAACATTAGTACGcttaaaatgttgaatttgtcCTACAACCCGTTTAGTCCGGGTCGGATCCCGCCTGAGCTTGGGAACTTGACCAACTTGGAGATTTTGTGGCTCACAGAGTGTAATTTAGTCCGCGAGATACCTGACTCACTGGGGCAACTCAAGAAACTTGCTGATTTAGACCTTGCACTTAACCATTTGGTCGGGAATATACCAAGTTCGCTCACGGAGTTGGTCAGTGTAGTTCAGATTGAGCTCTACAACAACTCGTTGACGGGCGAGTTACCCCGTGGGTTCTCGAATTTAACCAACCTGAGACTCCTCGACGTGTCGATGAACCGGTTAACTGGGAAGATTCCGGATGAGCTAACTCGGCTCCCACTTGAAAGTCTCAACCTTTACTCCAACAACTTGGAAGGAACATTGCCACCGAGTATCGCCGACTCACCAGCTCTGTACGAACTCAGAATCTTTCAGAACCGACTCACCGGTGAGTTACCTCAAAATCTCGGCAAAAACTCACCGCTCAGATGGTTCGATGTGTCCAGCAACCAATTCACCGGCCCAATCCCACCCAGCTTATGCGAGAAAGGGAAGCTAGAAGAGATGTTAATGATATACAACTCGTTTTCAGGTCAAATACCGTCGAGTTTAGCCAACTGCAGGAGCCTGAATCGGATCCGACTCGGTTACAACAAATTATCCGGCGAAATACCCACCGGATTTTGGGGTCTCCCCCATGTTTATTTACTTGATCTCGTTAACAACTCGTTCTCTGGACCAATTGGGAAATCAATTGCAAATGCTGCAAATTTGTCCCTTTTGATTATATCTAGAAACGAGTTCAATGGTTTCTTGCCTGAAGAACTCGGTTTAGTTAATAACTTAGCTAAACTCTCTGCTAGTGACAACAAGTTCAATGGGGCATTGCCTAAAAGTATAGTAAACCTTGATGGATTAGGGATCCTTGATCTTCATGGGAATGAATTAGAAGGTGAATTACCTAATGGGATCGATTCGTTGAAGAAATTAAACGAGCTGAACTTAGCTAACAACAAGTTTTCTGGGAAAATCCCAGATGGAATCGGTAGCTTATCGGTGTTGAATTATCTCGACTTGTCCGATAATCAGTTAACCGGAAGAATCCCACTCGCTTTGCAGAGTTTGAAGCTTAATCAGCTTAACCTCTCGAATAATTTGTTATCTGGTGAGTTACCGCCTTTGTTCGATAAAGACATGTACAAAAACAGCTTCTTGGGGAACCCTGGTTTATGTGGGAATTATAGTGGTTCGTGTGGTGGTAAGGATGAAGAGAAGCATAAAGGTTATGTTTGGTTACTTAGATCCATTTTTATACTAGCTGGTTTGGTGTTTGTTGTTGGTGTGGTTTGGTTTTACTTTAAATATAGGAATTATCAGAAAGCTAAGGCCATTGATAAGTCTAAATGGACTTTAATGTCATTCCATAAATTGGGTTTTAGTGAATATGAGATATTGGATTGTCTTGATGAAGATAATGTGATAGGGAGAGGATCTTCGGGTAAAGTTTACAAGGTCGTGCTTAGTAACGGTGAGGCTGTTGCCGTGAAGAAGCTTTGGGGTTGTTTGAAAAAGGGTTGCGACAGTGTAGATCTTGAGAAAGGTCATGCTGAGTCACAGGTTCAGGACGACGGGTTTCAAGCTGAGGTTGAGACATTAGGGAAGATTAGGCACAagaatattgttaagttatgGTGTTCTTGTACTACCCGGGATTGCAAGCTTTTGGTGTATGAGTACATGCCGAATGGTAGCTTGGGTGATTTGTTGCACAGCTGCAAAAGTGGTTCACTCGGTTGGCCGACGAGGTACAAGATTATCGTGGATGCAGCCGAGGGACTTTCGTATTTGCATCATGATTGTGTGCCTCCGATTGTGCATAGAGATGTCAAGTCCAATAATATCTTATTGGATGGTGACTTTGGCGCTAGAGTGGCGGATTTCGGAGTTGCCAAGGTGGTTGATGCTGCTGGAAAGGTCGCTAAGTCTATGTCTGTCATTGCCGGATCTTGTGGTTACATTGCTCCAG AGTATGCGTATACGCTTCGGGTGAACGAGAAGAGTGACATATACAGTTTTGGAGTAGTAATACTTGAGTTAGTCACAGGCAGACTCCCAATTGACCCGGAGTTTGGCGAGAAGGACCTCGTAAAGTGGGTCTGCACCACTCTAGATCAAAAAGGAGTGGACTATGtcctcgattccaaactcaatcCATGTTTCAAAGAGGAAATGTGTAAGGTCCTCAACATCGGTCTCCTTTGTACAAGTCCACTCCCGATCAACCGACCGTCGATGAGAAGGGTGGTTAAGTTTCTGCAAGAAGCCGGTGCCGAGAACCAGCTGAAGGCTGCCAAAAAGGACGGGAAATTAACTCCTTATTACTACGAAGACGGCTCGGATCAAGGAAGTGTAgcttga
- the LOC121208513 gene encoding uncharacterized protein → MSNLTKLEFVALDITGNNYLSWVLDAEIHLDAKGLGEAIKEGNEESTQDKAKAMIFIRHHLHEGLKAEYLTVKGLQILWANLKERYDHQKTTQYREKGFQKYSELISCLLVTEQNNELLMKNHELRPTGSVPFPEANVSLHNGQELKETHHANSSVRGRGHRYGYGRGGRFKNSHSYQKWDRKNGNREKKEKGENVTNICYRCGGKGHWSRVCRTQKHLVDLYQQSIKQKGKKVETNLMYKDGEGDFDDGNATHLEVTDFLSTPKGNY, encoded by the exons ATGTCAAATCTTACAAAACTTGAATTTGTGGCTCTGGACATCACTGGAAATAACTATTTATCATGGGTACTAGATGCTGAAATTCACTTAGATGCAAAGGGTCTTGGTGAGGCTATTAAGGAGGGAAATGAAGAAAGTACACAAGATAAGGCCAAGGCCATGATTTTCATTCGCCATCACCTCCATGAAGGTCTTAAGGCCGAATATTTGACTGTTAAGGGCCTTCAAATTCTTTGGGCCAATCTAAAGGAAAGATATGACCACCAGAAAACT ACACAATATCGTGAAAAAGGCTTCCAGAAATATTCTGAATTAATTTCTTGTCTCCTAGTGACGGAGCAAAACAACGAGCTGCTAATGAAAAACCATGAATTACGCCCAACTGGCTCTGTTCCATTCCCTGAAGCGAATGTGAGTTTACACAATGGGCAAGAATTAAAAGAAACACACCATGCAAATAGTAGTGTGCGTGGCCGCGGACATAGATATGGATATGGTCGAGGTGGTCGTTttaaaaattcacattcctaCCAGAAGTGGGATCGGAAAAATGGTAAcagggaaaagaaagaaaaaggtgaAAATGTGACTAATATATGCTATCGTTGTGGAGGAAAAGGACATTGGTCTCGTGTGTGTCGCACACAAAAGCATCTAGTTGATCTTTATCAGCAGTCCATAAAACAGAAGGGAAAGAAAGTAGAAACCAATCTTATGTATAAAGATGGCGAAGGTGATTTTGATGATGGCAATGCAACCCACTTAGAAGTGACTGATTTTCTTTCTACCCCTAAAGGAAATTATTAA